In a genomic window of Curtobacterium flaccumfaciens pv. betae:
- a CDS encoding histidine phosphatase family protein: MSHYLYLVRHGEHQDAEHGLRDGKLSERGKRQATLIADRLGGVPFDGVYHSPLEAPSETAAFLSQRLPSIQPEPSTLLFDCIPSGPTPDMPHAYQGWYGGITEEEIVAGQAQMGDAVSEWFTPAREDRHDLLITHNAVIGWFVREAFQAPEWRWMGTNVAHTALTIIRIRSAKPAEVVTLNDLAHLPVELRTGLPVDQPV, translated from the coding sequence ATGTCGCACTACCTGTACCTCGTCCGGCACGGCGAACACCAGGACGCCGAACACGGCCTGCGGGACGGCAAGCTCTCCGAACGCGGCAAGCGTCAGGCGACCCTGATCGCGGACCGTCTCGGCGGCGTGCCCTTCGACGGCGTGTACCACTCGCCGCTCGAGGCCCCCAGTGAGACCGCCGCGTTCCTGTCGCAGCGGCTGCCGTCGATCCAGCCCGAGCCCTCGACCCTGCTGTTCGACTGCATCCCCTCGGGCCCGACCCCGGACATGCCGCACGCCTACCAGGGCTGGTACGGCGGCATCACCGAAGAGGAGATCGTCGCCGGGCAGGCCCAGATGGGCGACGCCGTGTCGGAGTGGTTCACCCCGGCGCGCGAGGACCGGCACGACCTGCTGATCACCCACAACGCCGTGATCGGCTGGTTCGTGCGTGAGGCGTTCCAGGCCCCCGAGTGGCGCTGGATGGGCACGAACGTCGCCCACACCGCGCTCACGATCATCCGGATCCGGTCGGCGAAGCCCGCCGAGGTCGTCACGCTGAACGACCTGGCCCACCTGCCGGTGGAGCTGCGCACGGGCCTGCCGGTCGACCAGCCCGTCTAG